CTGGTGCTGAAACTGGGCTCGACGTAGATTCCGCGAAGTCAGGTCATCTGACCCTGTTTTCCAGCCTGCTGCTGATCGCCCTGTTCGCCCTCTGGGAGCCCATGGGCGGCACGGTCTGGAACGTCGAGGACCCC
This genomic stretch from Gammaproteobacteria bacterium harbors:
- a CDS encoding isoprenylcysteine carboxylmethyltransferase family protein — its product is GAETGLDVDSAKSGHLTLFSSLLLIALFALWEPMGGTVWNVEDPIGRAVLYGPFGMGWVIVLLSTFLSNPFDLFGLRQVWLSFR